The Pseudoalteromonas sp. DL-6 genome has a window encoding:
- a CDS encoding isochorismatase family protein has protein sequence MNFRENINLEHSVLLVIDLQSKLAPAIASFNSTLDCALQLANASAIHQIPSIITEHYKKGLGETDEKIKQALPNAQYIEKINFSACAEDGFLDTLSQLQRPHVVVIGTEAHVCVLQTCLDLLQQGYAVTVAADAIASRNVEHKAIAIEQLRQAGAIISCVETIIFQWTKKAGTSTFKQILSIVK, from the coding sequence ATGAATTTTAGAGAAAATATCAACTTAGAACATAGTGTACTTTTAGTAATCGACTTACAAAGTAAATTGGCACCCGCCATAGCTTCATTTAATAGCACCTTAGATTGTGCTTTACAGCTTGCAAATGCAAGTGCTATTCATCAAATTCCTTCAATAATTACAGAGCATTATAAAAAAGGACTAGGTGAAACTGATGAGAAAATAAAGCAAGCTTTACCAAACGCTCAGTATATTGAAAAAATAAATTTTAGTGCCTGCGCCGAAGACGGTTTTTTAGATACTCTTTCGCAATTACAACGACCTCATGTGGTGGTTATTGGCACTGAAGCGCATGTCTGTGTGTTACAAACATGTTTAGATTTACTACAACAAGGGTATGCAGTAACAGTTGCTGCTGATGCAATAGCCTCACGAAATGTAGAGCATAAAGCCATTGCGATTGAGCAGCTTCGTCAAGCAGGTGCTATAATATCTTGCGTTGAAACTATTATATTTCAATGGACAAAAAAAGCAGGGACGTCTACTTTTAAACAAATACTATCAATAGTTAAGTAG
- a CDS encoding EAL domain-containing protein: MSKFFFIVHIFLLVCMQQSFASQTYSEQLQRITSNEQLSQSFIVKSIQDDIGYVWIATTQGLYRFDGYRATPYESATGLKNNYVINIYKANDGKIIVSTQLAGSYLIDPHTLTAEQIYSGHLNQNEEKFSPITAVVEQPTHFYFSIDSHVYRFDKKSKKLALVASLPDENIFIRALSLHQNILYVGADQGLYAYSFNNNEIQKIVLNDTQEVINDSNNVKFLSIDDELGLLVGTVEGMYRIAFNENKNINPSELSTLINDYNIWDYVNTPYGEFIATESGLFEFDRATSKLTPILNFKDSSYNITENTINDIMFDESGLLWLGSRTHGVLTWAAQTKKFKRVSLPDNNIVNVIYQDTQQLLWIGTDDGLVRYNSKTKTSDLFLQSKDKKAVYGLSSIGDIFSANNKGDNYLWLATFFGLELFNKETGKFEQNKFITEHKLNTDYIFGIAQVAPDTFAYINNDNFYIFNANTGENRIIKGLKEQVSPLHAYAFHAPSEAYPGELLLSTSDTFYRFNEETGTLITIFKSKTAKNNLYHTVENYYLDTKRELLWLATTQEGLIAVDSKTYQIVHTFNANNSLNTNAIYKLIADDNDFLWISSDNGLYQLNLNTLNITTYTIKDGLSNNHFTALAAIKLQNNELVFGNRSGLLQFDPNKFNSEQQNTDSKLAFTDISLFSKALNYSPEKYRNAPLILKHDDMGLTVRFSNFDYKNISKTYYKVELSGPSSLSYDDLKSNQVFFTKLQPGDYKLSVSTQQRNGVITSDPVVLKFSVAYAPWQSPIAYTCYFLAVFIILFLFFWQYRSRKIAIERAHRAAIHSKTQTELALKSNKSGVWNYSFADNSVNTARGVELGYENIPERINIHSFFNIMHPDERRRIENKWDAFIKQTHPQDWQATYRLRHKDGHWLWFHDLGQIIYNEDSKKPEYVSGIFTNITEQLANEQQAKILGEAFSQINDFLLILDENLVPFSANSSFMDVFSDDGEGGIVTSELFIKAIGQTKCKEFAATLKALQPKENWRTNAYVNTTKAKQHPIHLSATAVANEKGKVGYYVVVITDLTEQKRAENELRYLANYDALTGLPNRSLMNQKIENAITKAAKNDLQCAVIFIDLDKFKPVNDSFGHAVGDKLLCNITERVASYLGDHATFGRQSGDEFLVLIENITSMSSLQHTLNEMSSELASKVIIDDFSINISASIGIALYPHDASSTDALIRNADIAMMHAKQAGRNGFQFFNEKMNEQIKQKLILENDLKDAAKDNQFFNHYQPVVNTKDKTISGVELLMRWENQGKLISPALFIPVAEETGLIDMLTEQALQRAITELAPILSVNPQFYVSLNVSPKHILKANITQRLSAILEKANIKPQQIRLEITENTLLEDKYKAAKQLKSLQAAGFKLFLDDFGTGYSSLTYLSQFPINVIKIDQSFVNSIGIDKGDESIIKTIYSLAENLELYCIAEGVETREQLDFLTNIGCHKLQGYYFARPMSANDLMNPECFEMIIDLI; encoded by the coding sequence TTGAGTAAGTTTTTCTTTATTGTTCATATATTTTTATTAGTTTGCATGCAGCAGAGCTTTGCTTCACAAACTTATTCTGAACAATTACAACGTATTACTAGCAACGAACAGCTGTCGCAAAGCTTTATAGTGAAATCAATACAAGATGATATCGGTTACGTTTGGATAGCAACTACCCAAGGCCTATATCGTTTTGACGGTTACCGAGCCACCCCTTACGAAAGCGCAACAGGTTTAAAAAACAATTATGTAATCAATATCTACAAAGCTAACGACGGCAAAATAATAGTTAGCACACAACTTGCTGGAAGCTATTTAATTGACCCACATACTTTAACTGCTGAGCAAATATATTCAGGACATTTGAATCAAAATGAAGAAAAGTTTTCTCCCATTACTGCAGTCGTTGAGCAGCCTACACACTTTTATTTTTCTATTGATTCCCACGTGTACCGTTTTGATAAAAAATCAAAAAAACTAGCACTCGTTGCATCTTTGCCTGATGAAAACATATTTATTCGAGCATTATCACTGCACCAAAATATATTATATGTTGGTGCCGATCAGGGGCTATACGCTTATAGCTTTAACAATAACGAGATCCAAAAAATAGTACTCAATGACACCCAAGAAGTTATCAATGATAGTAACAATGTAAAATTTTTATCTATAGATGATGAACTTGGATTGTTAGTTGGTACGGTTGAGGGGATGTATCGGATTGCTTTTAATGAAAATAAAAATATAAATCCCTCGGAATTATCAACATTAATTAATGACTATAATATTTGGGATTATGTAAACACACCCTATGGTGAATTTATTGCTACAGAAAGTGGGCTATTTGAATTTGATAGAGCAACCTCAAAACTCACCCCTATTTTAAATTTCAAAGATAGTAGCTACAACATAACAGAAAATACGATCAACGATATTATGTTTGATGAATCTGGTTTGTTATGGCTTGGTTCAAGAACCCATGGTGTATTAACGTGGGCAGCACAAACAAAAAAATTTAAAAGAGTCAGCCTACCGGATAATAATATTGTAAATGTTATTTACCAAGACACACAACAATTGCTCTGGATAGGCACTGACGATGGGCTTGTTCGCTACAACTCAAAAACTAAAACGAGTGATTTATTTCTACAATCTAAAGATAAAAAAGCAGTTTATGGCTTATCTTCTATCGGAGATATTTTTTCTGCAAATAATAAAGGCGACAACTATCTATGGCTAGCGACTTTTTTTGGGCTTGAACTTTTCAACAAAGAAACAGGAAAGTTTGAACAAAACAAATTTATCACTGAGCATAAGCTAAATACTGACTATATATTTGGTATTGCTCAAGTCGCTCCTGATACCTTTGCTTACATCAATAATGATAATTTTTATATTTTTAACGCGAATACCGGCGAAAACAGAATTATCAAAGGATTAAAAGAGCAAGTTTCACCATTGCATGCTTACGCATTTCATGCTCCCTCAGAAGCTTATCCTGGTGAACTACTGTTAAGTACGTCTGACACGTTTTATCGTTTCAACGAAGAAACAGGCACGTTAATTACTATTTTTAAATCTAAAACGGCAAAAAACAACCTTTATCATACGGTAGAAAACTATTACTTAGACACTAAACGTGAACTGCTTTGGTTAGCAACCACACAAGAGGGTTTAATTGCCGTAGATTCAAAAACATATCAAATAGTGCATACCTTTAATGCAAACAACTCTCTCAATACTAATGCCATTTATAAACTTATTGCCGATGACAATGACTTTTTATGGATTAGTTCTGACAACGGGTTATATCAACTTAATTTAAATACGTTAAACATAACCACTTATACAATTAAAGATGGCTTAAGCAACAACCACTTTACTGCACTTGCAGCAATTAAATTACAAAATAATGAACTCGTATTTGGTAATCGCAGTGGATTGCTGCAGTTTGACCCTAATAAATTTAATAGTGAGCAACAAAACACTGATAGCAAATTGGCGTTCACCGATATTAGCTTGTTTTCAAAGGCGCTCAATTACTCACCTGAAAAATATCGTAATGCGCCGTTAATACTAAAACACGATGACATGGGGTTAACGGTTCGGTTTTCTAATTTTGATTATAAAAATATAAGTAAAACTTATTACAAAGTAGAATTGAGTGGTCCCTCATCTTTAAGTTATGACGATTTAAAATCTAATCAGGTGTTTTTTACTAAATTACAACCCGGTGACTATAAACTATCAGTGTCTACTCAGCAGCGAAATGGAGTCATTACCAGTGACCCTGTAGTGCTTAAGTTTAGTGTTGCCTATGCACCTTGGCAGTCTCCTATTGCTTACACATGCTACTTCCTTGCGGTGTTCATAATTCTGTTTTTATTTTTTTGGCAATACCGAAGCCGTAAAATAGCGATTGAACGCGCTCATCGAGCAGCCATTCATTCTAAAACTCAAACAGAGCTTGCACTAAAAAGTAATAAGAGTGGCGTTTGGAACTATAGCTTTGCAGACAACTCTGTTAATACAGCCAGAGGCGTAGAATTAGGCTATGAAAACATACCTGAGCGTATTAATATACATAGCTTCTTTAATATTATGCACCCTGATGAGCGTCGTAGAATAGAAAATAAATGGGATGCATTTATAAAACAAACTCATCCACAAGACTGGCAAGCGACATATCGATTACGTCACAAAGATGGTCATTGGTTGTGGTTTCATGACCTAGGGCAAATTATTTATAATGAAGACAGTAAAAAGCCTGAGTATGTGTCTGGTATTTTTACTAATATTACCGAGCAGTTAGCAAATGAACAGCAAGCAAAAATACTCGGCGAAGCATTTAGCCAAATAAATGATTTTTTACTTATCCTAGACGAAAACCTAGTACCTTTCTCAGCAAATAGTAGCTTTATGGATGTATTTTCTGATGATGGTGAAGGGGGTATTGTTACCTCAGAGTTATTTATAAAAGCCATTGGGCAAACTAAATGCAAAGAATTTGCAGCCACATTAAAAGCACTGCAACCAAAAGAAAATTGGCGAACTAATGCCTATGTAAATACCACAAAAGCAAAGCAACACCCTATTCATTTAAGCGCCACAGCTGTCGCTAATGAAAAAGGTAAAGTTGGGTATTATGTTGTTGTTATTACAGACTTAACCGAACAGAAGCGCGCTGAAAATGAGCTGCGTTATCTGGCTAACTATGATGCGTTAACCGGGTTACCAAATCGTAGTTTAATGAATCAAAAGATTGAAAATGCTATAACAAAGGCCGCCAAAAACGACTTGCAATGTGCGGTGATATTTATAGATTTAGATAAATTCAAACCCGTGAATGATTCATTTGGCCACGCTGTGGGCGACAAATTACTGTGTAACATTACCGAAAGAGTTGCCTCATACTTAGGTGACCATGCGACCTTCGGGCGACAAAGTGGTGATGAGTTTTTAGTATTAATCGAAAATATTACCTCTATGTCCTCGCTACAACATACGCTAAATGAAATGAGCAGTGAGCTCGCAAGTAAAGTTATTATTGATGACTTTTCTATCAATATTTCTGCCAGTATTGGTATTGCCTTGTATCCTCATGATGCAAGCTCAACCGATGCTTTGATCCGTAATGCAGATATTGCCATGATGCATGCAAAACAAGCAGGTCGAAATGGATTTCAGTTTTTTAATGAGAAAATGAATGAGCAAATAAAGCAAAAGCTTATTCTTGAAAACGACTTAAAAGACGCCGCAAAAGATAATCAGTTCTTTAACCATTACCAGCCAGTGGTTAACACAAAAGATAAAACAATAAGCGGTGTTGAGTTATTAATGCGCTGGGAAAATCAAGGAAAATTAATCTCTCCGGCTTTATTTATACCGGTGGCAGAAGAAACAGGCCTAATTGATATGCTCACTGAACAAGCATTGCAACGTGCGATCACAGAGCTTGCGCCTATTCTTAGCGTTAACCCGCAGTTTTATGTGTCGTTGAACGTATCACCAAAACATATTCTGAAAGCTAACATAACCCAGCGACTGAGCGCTATACTTGAAAAAGCCAACATTAAACCACAGCAAATACGCCTAGAAATCACAGAAAACACGCTGCTAGAAGATAAGTACAAAGCAGCTAAACAACTCAAAAGCCTTCAGGCAGCTGGGTTTAAGCTATTTCTTGATGATTTTGGTACCGGCTATTCATCACTCACTTATTTGAGTCAATTTCCAATTAACGTAATAAAAATTGATCAAAGCTTTGTAAATAGTATTGGCATAGATAAAGGCGACGAGTCGATTATTAAGACTATTTACTCGCTTGCTGAAAACTTAGAGTTATATTGTATCGCAGAAGGGGTAGAGACACGGGAGCAACTCGACTTTTTAACGAATATAGGTTGTCATAAGCTTCAAGGTTACTATTTCGCCCGCCCTATGAGTGCCAACGATTTAATGAACCCTGAATGCTTTGAGATGATTATTGATTTGATATAA
- a CDS encoding cation diffusion facilitator family transporter, which produces MTEITTHHASRRRLLIALAITCSFMVIQLIGAYYANSLAVLADAGHLFVHNSSLFIALIASSFAIHLAKTYNDGHQKAELIGGLINGILYLAISLLILFEGAERFMHHKGGHELVINSYLMSVIAAIGFLFHGAAAWVLYKGRKASINVYAVFLHSFFDLISTVSTFVAGVLIYITGWNVIDILSSMLIASFVLFTGIKVIISCIKGLRFNKAKLPEVQDIETEITSMEHVANVHNVTVVRKNKKVIVGAHVVLKQHCTIEKHDEECRLKVIKLLADKFNVRNSVLQIESYECKHIH; this is translated from the coding sequence ATGACAGAAATAACCACACATCACGCCTCTCGTCGCCGTTTGTTAATTGCACTTGCAATTACCTGTTCGTTTATGGTGATTCAGCTTATAGGTGCTTATTACGCAAACTCACTTGCAGTACTTGCTGATGCAGGCCATTTATTTGTTCATAACAGTTCATTATTTATAGCACTTATTGCTTCTAGCTTTGCTATTCATCTGGCTAAAACTTACAACGACGGCCATCAAAAAGCTGAATTAATCGGTGGTCTGATCAACGGGATTTTATATCTCGCCATTAGTTTACTTATTTTATTTGAGGGAGCTGAGCGCTTTATGCATCACAAAGGTGGGCATGAGCTGGTTATAAATAGCTATTTAATGTCGGTGATTGCTGCGATTGGTTTTTTATTTCATGGTGCAGCAGCATGGGTACTTTATAAGGGGCGTAAGGCCAGCATTAACGTGTATGCGGTTTTTTTACATTCGTTTTTTGACTTAATTTCGACTGTTTCTACTTTTGTAGCCGGTGTACTAATTTACATAACAGGTTGGAATGTGATTGATATTTTATCGAGTATGTTAATTGCATCTTTTGTCTTGTTTACCGGTATTAAGGTCATTATTAGTTGTATTAAAGGGCTACGCTTTAATAAAGCAAAACTGCCTGAAGTTCAAGATATCGAAACAGAAATAACCAGCATGGAGCACGTTGCCAATGTACACAATGTTACCGTTGTTCGTAAAAATAAAAAAGTGATAGTGGGTGCTCACGTGGTGTTGAAGCAACATTGCACTATAGAAAAGCATGATGAAGAGTGTCGTTTAAAAGTAATTAAACTACTTGCAGATAAATTTAATGTTCGCAACAGTGTACTGCAAATTGAAAGTTATGAATGCAAGCATATACATTAA
- a CDS encoding diguanylate cyclase gives MSHDSDKTIWQVFNLINLAVIVYDNKNQHYTLNQHAKTLLSIEGESAVKKDVFSNLVLRDFSNDEVVSVGQLFSSDITTVLLGSEPTSQLLNINHAVVDDSVTMITLEQDHTFTEQYNFDHIISKISTKLIDIQNDNIDQQINFALKAIGTVLKADRSYLFEFNTDNETITNTHEWVNTGIIACKDRLQNVPKVELPYFFEVMNQSHLFQVNDIEQLPTKAGAEKAEFKEQSIQSVLCIGLRFDDELVGFIGCDCVKTKRNWSKIDLIRIKLVGEIINNALKNINYKKKLQLTQQQLVSANIKLNKLANTDALTNIANRRFFDTTLKSEIKRCARHHQPISLIMCDIDFFKRYNDNYGHQKGDDALKQVARALKNVCKREGDIAARYGGEEFTIILPASNKEQCHEFALLIQQKINALNILHEFSSAAPHITLSFGCYTSYPKADTNTQTIIKSADIALYNAKKAGRNQICTFE, from the coding sequence GTGAGTCATGACTCAGACAAAACAATTTGGCAGGTTTTTAATCTTATTAATTTAGCAGTGATTGTTTACGATAATAAAAATCAACACTACACGTTAAATCAGCATGCTAAAACGTTACTTAGCATAGAGGGTGAGAGCGCTGTTAAAAAAGATGTTTTTAGCAATCTTGTGCTGCGCGACTTTAGTAATGATGAAGTTGTGAGTGTTGGACAATTATTTTCTTCTGATATAACAACCGTTTTATTAGGTTCTGAGCCCACTTCACAACTGTTAAATATTAACCATGCTGTGGTTGATGACTCTGTAACTATGATCACTCTAGAGCAAGATCATACATTTACGGAGCAATATAACTTTGATCATATTATCTCTAAAATCTCTACCAAACTTATTGATATACAAAATGACAATATAGATCAGCAAATTAACTTTGCCCTCAAAGCCATCGGCACCGTATTAAAGGCTGACCGCAGTTATTTATTTGAATTTAACACCGACAACGAAACCATCACCAACACTCACGAATGGGTTAACACGGGTATCATTGCCTGCAAAGATAGGCTGCAAAATGTACCAAAAGTTGAACTACCCTATTTTTTTGAAGTAATGAATCAGAGCCATCTATTTCAAGTCAATGATATTGAGCAATTACCCACTAAAGCCGGCGCTGAAAAAGCGGAGTTTAAAGAACAAAGTATTCAATCGGTTTTGTGCATAGGCCTGCGTTTTGATGATGAGCTGGTCGGCTTCATTGGTTGTGATTGTGTTAAAACTAAACGTAATTGGAGTAAAATAGATTTAATTAGAATTAAGCTTGTAGGCGAAATCATCAATAATGCACTTAAAAATATTAACTATAAAAAAAAGTTGCAGTTAACCCAACAGCAATTAGTGAGCGCCAATATTAAGCTCAATAAATTAGCGAATACCGATGCACTAACTAATATTGCTAATCGCCGTTTTTTTGATACTACACTAAAAAGTGAAATTAAACGTTGCGCCAGGCACCATCAGCCAATTAGTTTGATTATGTGTGATATCGATTTTTTTAAACGTTACAACGATAATTATGGCCACCAAAAAGGTGATGACGCATTAAAACAAGTGGCGCGTGCTTTAAAAAACGTATGTAAGCGCGAAGGTGATATCGCTGCTCGGTACGGGGGCGAAGAATTTACAATTATTTTGCCCGCTTCTAACAAAGAGCAATGCCATGAGTTTGCTTTGCTGATACAGCAAAAAATTAACGCGTTAAATATTCTCCATGAATTTTCTTCGGCTGCTCCTCATATCACATTGAGCTTTGGCTGCTATACCAGTTATCCAAAGGCTGACACCAACACGCAAACCATTATAAAGAGCGCTGACATAGCATTATATAACGCAAAAAAAGCCGGCAGAAATCAAATATGCACCTTTGAATAA
- a CDS encoding slipin family protein, protein MDPIAEIINIVFTVEAFLLIFVLVLLKSSVKFVPQNRAWLIERFGKYQSTKEAGLNFIVPFIDRIAADRSLKEQAQDVPSQSAITKDNISLSVDGVLYFRVLDPYKATYGVDDYVFAVTQLSQTTMRSELGKMELDKTFEERDVLNTNIVTSINQAAEPWGIQVLRYEIKDIVPPQSVMEAMEAQMKAERVKRAQILESEGDRQANINVAEGKKQAQVLGAEGEKAEQILRAEGEAKAIIAVAEAQADALRKVGEAADTEQGQKAIQLDLATKAIAAKEAIAKESSVVLLPDSATDASSLVAQGMSIINSLNQKQKL, encoded by the coding sequence ATGGATCCCATCGCAGAAATTATAAATATTGTTTTTACTGTTGAAGCGTTTTTACTGATTTTTGTTTTAGTGCTACTAAAAAGTAGTGTTAAATTTGTACCACAAAACCGCGCATGGTTAATTGAGCGTTTTGGTAAATACCAATCAACTAAAGAAGCAGGCTTAAATTTCATTGTACCTTTTATTGATCGCATTGCTGCTGATCGCAGCTTAAAAGAACAAGCTCAAGATGTGCCCTCGCAATCGGCAATTACCAAAGACAATATTTCGCTATCTGTTGACGGTGTATTGTACTTTCGTGTACTTGACCCATACAAAGCCACTTACGGAGTCGACGATTATGTATTTGCAGTAACGCAGCTATCACAAACTACGATGCGTTCTGAACTAGGTAAAATGGAGCTTGATAAAACATTTGAAGAACGTGATGTTCTCAATACTAATATCGTAACCTCTATTAACCAAGCGGCTGAGCCTTGGGGTATTCAGGTTTTACGTTACGAAATAAAAGATATTGTGCCACCACAATCTGTGATGGAAGCGATGGAAGCGCAAATGAAAGCCGAACGTGTTAAACGTGCGCAAATTTTAGAATCTGAGGGTGATCGTCAAGCAAACATCAATGTTGCCGAGGGTAAAAAACAGGCTCAAGTTCTAGGTGCTGAAGGTGAAAAAGCTGAACAAATCTTGCGCGCCGAGGGTGAAGCTAAAGCTATTATTGCCGTTGCAGAAGCGCAAGCCGATGCACTACGTAAAGTGGGTGAAGCTGCTGATACTGAGCAAGGCCAAAAAGCGATTCAACTCGATTTAGCAACCAAAGCCATTGCCGCTAAAGAAGCTATCGCGAAAGAGTCATCTGTTGTTTTATTGCCCGATAGCGCCACTGATGCAAGCTCATTAGTTGCACAAGGCATGTCGATTATTAACTCTCTAAATCAAAAGCAAAAACTTTAA
- a CDS encoding cysteine hydrolase family protein: protein MTTTLRELNGLSDIPASLSNATLILVDYQNTYTQGVMELEGWQDALNNAKSLLADARAAGTNIIHVVHDGGQGSPYDVNAEIGQIHPSVAPIDGESIIVKKAPDSFVGTDLGKQVDAIGNNNVIIIGFMSHMCVTFTAQGAFLKGNHATVVADACATRALQTSVSEVSALNLHSSALATINDLYAVVVPSAAELSD, encoded by the coding sequence ATGACAACAACACTGCGTGAATTAAATGGCCTTAGCGATATACCTGCATCACTTTCTAACGCAACGCTTATACTCGTTGATTATCAAAACACATATACGCAAGGCGTAATGGAGTTAGAAGGCTGGCAAGATGCCCTTAATAATGCCAAGAGTTTACTTGCAGATGCGCGTGCGGCGGGGACTAATATTATTCATGTGGTCCACGATGGTGGCCAAGGTTCGCCTTATGATGTAAACGCCGAAATAGGCCAAATACACCCTAGTGTGGCGCCGATTGATGGTGAGAGCATTATTGTTAAAAAAGCGCCTGATAGCTTTGTAGGCACTGACTTAGGTAAACAAGTGGATGCAATTGGTAATAATAATGTCATTATCATTGGTTTTATGAGCCATATGTGCGTGACATTTACCGCCCAAGGTGCTTTTTTAAAAGGGAATCATGCAACTGTGGTCGCAGATGCTTGTGCAACTCGGGCATTACAAACATCAGTGAGTGAAGTCTCAGCGTTAAATTTACATTCAAGTGCGCTTGCAACTATCAATGATTTATATGCAGTGGTTGTTCCTTCTGCTGCAGAGCTAAGTGATTAA
- a CDS encoding helix-turn-helix domain-containing protein, translating to MNIKPAHNVAIIAYNNISLFHLSIPCSIFGEDLDRTDARPYNVEVCTEHVGLVDTLSGLPITINKDLSIIADADTVIVPAWCDPDTVVPAALLNAINNAHARGARIVGLCLGAFVLAEAGILEGKTASTHWVWADEFAKKYPNVNFDNDVLYINVDNVFTSAGSAAAIDCCLHILRLDHGADIANRVARRMVVAPHRSGGQVQYIEKPLPRNIDSNRLEPAISWAINNVTQPLNIDLLANKASMSRRNFSRLFKKTMGLTFTQWLLEQRLAIAQQQLETTSHTIDRVATDSGFSSSVSFRQHFLATFSISPTAYRKQFKSSESK from the coding sequence ATGAACATTAAACCTGCGCACAACGTTGCCATTATTGCTTATAACAATATCAGCTTATTTCACTTATCAATTCCGTGTAGTATTTTTGGAGAAGATTTAGACCGTACAGACGCACGTCCTTATAATGTTGAAGTTTGTACTGAACACGTTGGCCTAGTTGACACGCTTTCTGGTTTGCCTATAACTATTAACAAAGACTTATCTATAATCGCTGATGCAGATACAGTGATTGTTCCTGCTTGGTGCGATCCTGATACTGTAGTGCCTGCAGCATTACTAAATGCAATTAATAACGCACATGCACGTGGAGCACGAATTGTTGGCCTTTGTTTAGGTGCTTTTGTATTAGCAGAGGCGGGAATATTAGAGGGTAAAACGGCATCCACCCATTGGGTATGGGCTGACGAATTTGCAAAAAAATACCCCAATGTCAATTTTGATAACGATGTACTATACATCAATGTCGATAATGTATTTACCTCGGCGGGATCAGCTGCGGCAATTGACTGCTGCCTTCATATATTACGCCTTGATCACGGTGCTGATATTGCTAACCGGGTAGCTAGAAGAATGGTCGTTGCACCACATCGTAGTGGCGGACAAGTTCAATACATTGAAAAACCCCTACCCCGAAATATCGATAGCAACCGCTTGGAGCCCGCCATTAGCTGGGCAATAAATAATGTAACCCAGCCTCTTAATATTGACTTATTGGCAAATAAAGCCAGTATGAGCCGACGCAATTTCTCTCGTTTATTCAAAAAAACCATGGGGCTAACATTTACACAGTGGCTACTTGAGCAGCGACTTGCCATAGCACAGCAACAGTTAGAAACAACCTCACACACTATTGATAGAGTAGCAACGGATTCAGGCTTTTCATCAAGCGTGAGTTTTCGCCAGCATTTTTTAGCCACTTTTTCTATTTCGCCAACCGCCTACAGAAAACAATTTAAAAGTAGTGAATCAAAGTAA
- a CDS encoding patatin family protein, with protein MNNSQHALVVEGGAMRGIFAAGVLDEFLAQQYQPFTSYFGVSAGATNVAAYLCKQATRNYKVITDYSCRPEFINLPRFVKGGHLFDLDWLWQETVREIPLNTDEFTQSPHDFYIVATAIESGQAHYLQATGSEMVEQLKASCAIPIAYRDYPKINGIAMTDGGVADSIPVIKAYEMGASEITVILSQPLGYRKKDVKVAWLTKQLYKNTPALAQASLQRSKNYNSSIDFLHNAPPDCKINIIAPPAGFKVGRTTKNRALLDIGYQMGINEAKAYIRNYYER; from the coding sequence ATGAACAATAGCCAACATGCATTAGTGGTTGAGGGCGGTGCCATGCGCGGTATTTTTGCCGCAGGCGTACTTGATGAGTTTTTAGCACAGCAATATCAACCTTTTACCAGCTATTTTGGTGTATCTGCTGGAGCAACGAATGTCGCGGCTTATTTATGTAAACAAGCAACCCGAAACTACAAAGTGATTACTGATTATTCGTGTAGGCCTGAATTTATTAACCTGCCCCGATTTGTTAAAGGCGGTCACTTATTTGATTTAGACTGGCTTTGGCAAGAAACAGTACGTGAAATTCCTTTAAACACCGATGAATTTACACAATCTCCTCACGATTTTTATATTGTTGCAACGGCAATCGAATCTGGGCAAGCCCATTACTTACAAGCAACCGGCAGCGAAATGGTAGAGCAATTAAAAGCCTCTTGCGCTATACCCATAGCTTATCGGGATTATCCAAAAATAAATGGTATTGCCATGACCGATGGTGGCGTTGCCGACTCTATTCCAGTAATAAAAGCCTATGAAATGGGTGCATCAGAAATAACGGTTATCCTTTCCCAACCTTTAGGCTATCGTAAAAAAGATGTCAAAGTAGCGTGGTTAACTAAGCAACTCTATAAAAATACCCCTGCACTTGCACAGGCCAGCCTACAGCGCTCTAAAAACTATAATTCCAGTATTGATTTTTTACATAATGCTCCACCGGATTGCAAAATAAATATTATTGCCCCACCAGCAGGGTTTAAAGTCGGTCGCACCACCAAAAATCGAGCTCTACTCGATATTGGCTATCAAATGGGTATTAATGAAGCTAAAGCCTATATAAGGAATTATTATGAGCGATAA